A single window of Acidobacteriota bacterium DNA harbors:
- a CDS encoding PD-(D/E)XK nuclease family protein, with protein MRQWSISAHNSFRRCQRQFFFKQQMAWHNAKDPRRREAYLLSQLKGIEEWRGHVVHLALETFFVPSLEKHSLISCAVLTNETLRLAEEQFRFSERGDYKKDGVTKSANKLNHLALREHEYGIPISNNNVSETYEQIRQCYEFLYSQEKFLNFLQGGEWYSAEPNLLFKFNGQNCVAKLDLVLKYNHSKLCIIDWKIGESLTSDYSRQLQFYALAALQKWSGFKASDLLLVEANLLQGKIETHRIDENRLLNMEDFIYRSLSDINALLGDQTYPEQDINDFAYANSPGSCHFCKFERLCVRLSNDETHSEFVSNRKFIWDAV; from the coding sequence ATGAGGCAGTGGTCAATTTCTGCGCACAATTCGTTTCGGCGCTGCCAGCGGCAATTCTTTTTCAAACAGCAGATGGCCTGGCACAACGCCAAAGACCCGCGGCGGCGTGAGGCTTATCTGCTAAGTCAGTTGAAGGGGATCGAAGAATGGCGCGGTCATGTTGTCCATCTGGCTCTTGAAACTTTTTTTGTCCCTTCGCTTGAGAAGCATTCATTGATCTCCTGCGCAGTTCTAACGAACGAGACCTTGCGGCTGGCGGAAGAACAATTTCGGTTTTCCGAACGCGGCGATTACAAAAAAGATGGCGTCACCAAATCTGCAAACAAGCTAAACCATCTGGCTTTGCGTGAACACGAATACGGGATACCGATCAGTAACAACAACGTGAGTGAAACTTACGAGCAGATTCGTCAGTGTTACGAATTCCTATACTCTCAGGAGAAGTTCCTGAATTTTCTTCAAGGTGGAGAGTGGTACTCGGCAGAACCAAATCTGTTGTTCAAGTTCAACGGCCAGAATTGTGTTGCCAAGCTCGATCTGGTTTTGAAATACAACCATTCGAAGCTCTGCATCATTGACTGGAAGATTGGCGAGAGCCTAACAAGTGATTATTCGCGCCAGCTCCAGTTTTACGCGCTAGCTGCACTTCAGAAATGGTCGGGCTTCAAAGCCAGCGATCTGCTGCTCGTCGAAGCCAATCTGCTTCAAGGGAAGATCGAGACACACAGGATTGATGAAAATCGGCTGCTCAATATGGAAGATTTTATCTACCGCAGCCTTTCCGATATCAATGCTCTGCTTGGTGATCAAACATATCCGGAGCAGGACATCAACGATTTCGCATACGCCAACAGCCCCGGTTCCTGCCACTTTTGTAAGTTCGAAAGATTATGCGTGAGGTTAAGCAATGACGAAACACATTCCGAATTTGTTTCCAATAGAAAATTTATCTGGGATGCAGTGTGA
- a CDS encoding toprim domain-containing protein encodes MALARLAGVRYSSRWYRRPAVLFPIRDQDGNLVAVSGRFIGKPSALKTMTGGIKRLGIFSTPSALKSKVVAVVEGPMDALTLAFCHLPAVAMMGTSWPNWLPEAIVGKQVLITTDADTAGDEVAGRLTEVISGDALHLMRLWPPIGKDWNDVLMQVEREATRRLLKTIFAEEYRARCRSNVALDFNIKQV; translated from the coding sequence GGCACTGGCGCGATTGGCAGGCGTGCGCTATTCGTCGCGCTGGTACCGGCGCCCGGCGGTGCTGTTTCCAATTCGTGATCAGGATGGAAACCTGGTTGCCGTTAGCGGACGATTTATCGGTAAGCCAAGCGCATTGAAAACGATGACTGGAGGGATAAAAAGGCTCGGAATTTTCTCGACTCCAAGCGCTTTGAAGTCAAAAGTCGTTGCTGTCGTTGAAGGCCCGATGGATGCGCTTACGCTGGCGTTTTGTCATCTGCCTGCGGTGGCGATGATGGGCACAAGCTGGCCTAACTGGCTACCGGAAGCGATCGTCGGTAAGCAGGTGTTGATCACTACTGATGCCGACACTGCTGGCGATGAAGTCGCCGGGCGGTTAACCGAGGTAATCTCAGGTGACGCTCTACATTTAATGCGTCTCTGGCCACCTATCGGCAAAGACTGGAACGATGTGTTGATGCAGGTCGAACGGGAAGCGACGAGACGGTTACTGAAAACCATCTTCGCCGAAGAATATCGCGCGCGGTGTCGATCAAATGTTGCACTTGACTTCAACATCAAGCAGGTTTAG
- a CDS encoding helix-turn-helix transcriptional regulator, which yields MKDALGDKIRELRKQKGLTQRQLAEAVEIDFTYLSKIENGKLPYTPSAGTLKRLSVELEADELELLRLAEKLPVDMQKIAQSEHALNFLRRASGIKSPQEWEDLFAFLDKKEQQRNSGKGSRKSRKG from the coding sequence ATGAAAGATGCATTGGGAGACAAAATCAGAGAGCTTCGCAAGCAGAAAGGGCTGACGCAGCGGCAACTGGCTGAGGCGGTGGAGATAGATTTCACCTATCTCAGCAAGATCGAGAATGGCAAACTTCCCTATACCCCTTCTGCCGGGACGCTGAAAAGGTTGTCGGTTGAACTCGAAGCCGATGAACTAGAGTTGTTGCGGCTGGCTGAAAAGTTGCCGGTGGATATGCAGAAGATCGCGCAATCAGAACACGCGTTGAACTTCCTGCGCCGAGCATCGGGTATCAAAAGCCCGCAGGAGTGGGAAGACTTGTTTGCTTTTCTCGATAAAAAAGAGCAGCAACGGAACAGCGGGAAAGGCAGCCGAAAAAGCAGGAAGGGTTGA